A section of the Sander vitreus isolate 19-12246 chromosome 19, sanVit1, whole genome shotgun sequence genome encodes:
- the cct7 gene encoding T-complex protein 1 subunit eta, protein MMPTPVILLKEGTDTSQGIPQLVSNINACQVIAEAVRTTLGPRGMDKLMVDGRGKATISNDGATILKLLDVVHPAAKTLVDIARSQDAEVGDGTTSVTLLAAEFLKQLKSYVEEGLHPQTIIRSFRTATQLAVKKINEIAVSVKKYDKQEQRQLLEKCAATALNSKLIAGQKEFFSKMVVDAVMSLDELLSLKMIGIKKVQGGALEDSQMISGVAFKKTFSYAGFEMQPKRYDNPRIALLNVELELKAEKDNAEVRVKSVEEYQAIVDAEWNILYDKLEKIYQSGAKVVLSKLPIGDVATQFFADRDLFCAGRVQEEDMKRTMMACGGSIQTSVGALTDDVLGLCELFEEVQVGGERYNFFKGCPKAKTCTIILRGGAEQFTEETERSLHDAIMIVRRAIKSDSIVAGGGAIEMELSKYLRDYSRTIPGKQQLLIGAYAKALEIIPRQLCDNAGFDATNILNKLRAKHAQGGMWYGVDINNEDIADNYVACVWEPSIVRINALTAASEAACLILSVDETIKNPRSSMDGPPGGGRGRGRGRPHAH, encoded by the exons ATGATG CCCACACCAGTTATCCTGCTGAAGGAGGGAACAGACACGTCTCAGGGCATTCCCCAGCTCGTCAGTAACATCAATGCTTGCCAG GTGATTGCTGAGGCTGTCAGGACCACCCTGGGGCCCCGGGGGATGGACAAACTGATGGTAGATGGCAGAG GTAAGGCCACAATCTCCAATGATGGAGCCACCATCCTGAAACTGTTGGATGTGGTTCACCCTGCAGCCAAGACCCTGGTGGACATCGCTCGTTCCCAGGATGCTGAG GTCGGAGATGGCACCACCTCCGTCACTCTTCTGGCTGCTGAGTTCCTGAAGCAGCTTAAGTCGTACGTGGAGGAGGGTCTCCACCCACAGACCATTATCAGATCATTTCGCACTGCCACCCAACTCGCTGTCAAAAAGATCAATGAGATCGCCGTCTCTGTGAAGAAATACGACAAGCA GGAGCAGAGGCAGCTGCTGGAGAAGTGTGCAGCCACTGCCCTGAACTCCAAGCTCATTGCCGGTCAGAAGGAGTTCTTCTCTAAAATGGTGGTGGATGCTGTCATGTCTCTGGACGAGCTGCTGTCTCTTAAGATGATTGGCATCAAGAAGGTCCAGGGAGGAGCCCTTGAG GATTCCCAAATGATCTCTGGGGTTGCATTCAAGAAGACCTTCTCCTACGCTGGGTTTGAGATGCAGCCTAAACGCTATGACAATCCAAGGATTGCTTTGCTCAATGTGGAGCTGGAGCTGAAGGCTGAGAAGGATAACGCTGAGGTCCGCGTGAAATCTGTGGAG GAATACCAGGCCATTGTGGACGCAGAGTGGAACATCCTGTACGACAAACTGGAGAAGATCTATCAGTCAGGAGCCAAAGTGGTTTTGTCCAAGTTACCCATCGGGGATGTGGCCACCCAGTTCTTCGCTGACAGAGATCTGTTCTGTGCTGGCAGGGTGCAGGAGGAGGATATGAAGAGGACCATGATG GCCTGCGGTGGCTCCATCCAGACCTCCGTAGGTGCCCTGACAGACGATGTCCTGGGACTGTGTGAACTCTTCGAAGAGGTCCAGGTTGGAGGAGAGAG GTACAACTTCTTTAAGGGCTGCCCAAAGGCGAAGACCTGCACCATCATCCTGAGGGGCGGAGCAGAACAGTTCACAGAGGAAACGGAGCGATCACTGCATGATGCCATCATGATCGTACGCAGAGCCATCAAG AGCGACTCCATTGTAGCGGGTGGAGGAGCCATAGAGATGGAGCTGTCCAAGTACCTGCGGGATTATTCCAGGACCATCCCTGGGAAACAGCAGCTGCTGATCGGAGCATACGCCAAGGCCCTGGAGATCATCCCCAGACAGCTGTGTGACAACGCCGGCTTTGATGCTACCAACATTCTGAACAAACTGCGCGCCAAACACGCACAG GGTGGTATGTGGTACGGTGTAGACATCAACAACGAGGACATCGCAGACAACTATGTTGCCTGCGTCTGGGAACCATCCATTGTGAGGATCAATGCTCTGACGGCGGCGTCAGAGGCAGCCTGCCTCATCCTGTCAGTGGATGAGACCATCAAGAACCCACGCAGCAGTATGGATGGACCTCCTGGCGGTGGCAGGGGCAGAGGCCGCGGCAGACCCCATGCTCACTAA